A single window of bacterium DNA harbors:
- the accA gene encoding acetyl-CoA carboxylase carboxyl transferase subunit alpha, whose translation MLRRPRPVPAPIACPSCGLEHPAQALEERLYVCAGCGRCLAMPSPSRIRMLADPRTFRELDRGLISVDPLQFIDRKPYRARLIEARRQTGLREAVTTGLCRIGGRPVVLVVFDFEFLGGTMGSVVGEKVANAFQHATRRRLPLVSVAASGGARMQEGMLSLMQMAKVAAAEARHDRNGLAFISILTDPTFGGVTASFATLGDVILAEPGAQIGFVGPRVIEQTTGASLPPDSHRAETLFRHGLVDLIVPRERLRATVSYLVGHLDRPAAPRARADRAPAGARGGGLAAWEEVQLARHVARPTALDYITRMTANFVELHGDRQGGDDPAVVGGLAEMDRQTVMVIGQERGGTLEAQAERHRGMAGPGGYRKALRLARLAAKFHLPVVTFVDTPGADPSYEAERGGIALALAENLAVLAGLPTPIVSVIIGEGGSGGALAMAVADRVLMLEHAIYSVISPEGAAAILYRDVAQAQSLSTALKITAHDLKRLGVIDEIIPEPEGGAHLDHAAAAAAVAAHVTAALRALRRVPVSKLPDRRYEKYRHVGRTGVYWREVVRGEMQEALDALARRFPRGEGPWRRVRSETDTPPD comes from the coding sequence TTCCGCGAGCTCGACCGCGGCCTCATCTCGGTCGACCCCCTGCAGTTTATCGACCGCAAGCCCTACCGCGCGCGGCTGATCGAGGCCCGCCGCCAGACGGGACTCCGCGAGGCGGTGACGACCGGGCTGTGCCGGATCGGCGGCCGGCCCGTCGTGCTCGTGGTCTTCGACTTCGAGTTTCTCGGCGGCACCATGGGATCGGTGGTGGGCGAGAAGGTGGCGAACGCGTTTCAGCATGCGACGCGCCGCCGGCTGCCGCTCGTCAGCGTCGCCGCGAGCGGCGGCGCGCGGATGCAGGAGGGCATGCTCTCGCTCATGCAGATGGCGAAGGTCGCCGCCGCCGAGGCCCGGCATGACCGCAACGGTCTTGCCTTCATCTCCATCCTGACCGATCCGACCTTCGGCGGCGTGACCGCCAGTTTTGCCACCCTGGGCGACGTCATCCTCGCGGAGCCGGGGGCGCAGATCGGGTTTGTCGGACCTCGCGTGATCGAGCAGACCACAGGAGCCTCGCTGCCCCCGGACTCACACCGCGCGGAGACGTTGTTCCGGCACGGCCTCGTCGATCTGATCGTGCCGCGGGAACGGCTGCGCGCCACGGTCTCGTACCTCGTCGGCCATCTCGACCGTCCCGCGGCGCCGCGCGCCCGCGCCGATCGGGCGCCGGCCGGGGCCCGGGGCGGCGGCCTCGCCGCCTGGGAGGAGGTGCAGCTCGCGCGGCACGTGGCGCGGCCCACGGCGCTCGACTACATCACGCGCATGACGGCCAACTTCGTCGAGCTGCACGGCGACCGGCAGGGCGGCGACGATCCGGCGGTCGTCGGCGGCCTCGCGGAGATGGACCGGCAAACGGTCATGGTGATCGGACAGGAGCGGGGCGGCACCCTCGAGGCCCAGGCCGAGCGGCACCGCGGCATGGCGGGCCCGGGCGGCTACCGCAAAGCCCTCCGTCTGGCGCGGCTCGCCGCCAAGTTTCACCTGCCGGTCGTGACGTTCGTGGACACGCCGGGGGCCGATCCGAGTTACGAGGCGGAGCGGGGCGGCATCGCCCTCGCGCTCGCGGAAAACCTGGCCGTGCTGGCGGGGCTGCCGACACCGATTGTTTCGGTGATCATTGGCGAGGGCGGCAGCGGCGGAGCGCTCGCGATGGCGGTCGCCGACCGGGTGCTGATGCTCGAGCACGCGATCTACTCGGTGATTTCCCCGGAGGGCGCCGCGGCGATTCTCTACCGCGACGTGGCGCAGGCGCAGAGCCTTTCCACGGCCCTCAAGATCACCGCGCACGACCTCAAGCGCCTCGGGGTGATCGACGAGATCATCCCCGAGCCCGAGGGCGGCGCCCATCTCGACCACGCCGCCGCGGCCGCGGCGGTGGCGGCGCACGTCACGGCCGCGCTCCGCGCGCTGCGGCGCGTCCCGGTGTCCAAACTCCCGGACCGGCGATACGAGAAATACCGGCACGTCGGCCGGACCGGTGTCTACTGGCGCGAAGTGGTGAGGGGCGAGATGCAGGAAGCGCTCGACGCGCTGGCCCGCCGCTTCCCGCGCGGCGAAGGCCCCTGGCGGCGGGTGCGGTCGGAGACGGATACGCCGCCGGATTAG